In Geobacter anodireducens, a genomic segment contains:
- a CDS encoding anti-sigma factor, which yields MDKNEIEVDIKVPNQTRYLSLIGRIGEDIAKELDRYGGDRETLAYHINLVLTEAMVNAIKHANAGDPDKMVHIYINISDQDLMIRVYDSGQGFDINTIPAPDFDTLEDRGRGIFIIKSLMDTVRYAKVADGNVLEMTKCLRTSFPPPAQVTPGLWPDLSA from the coding sequence ATGGACAAAAACGAGATCGAGGTCGACATCAAGGTACCGAACCAGACGCGCTACCTGAGCCTCATCGGAAGGATCGGCGAGGACATTGCCAAGGAACTGGACCGCTACGGCGGTGACCGGGAAACACTGGCATACCATATCAACCTCGTCCTCACCGAGGCCATGGTCAATGCCATCAAGCACGCCAATGCCGGCGATCCCGACAAAATGGTCCACATCTACATCAACATATCGGACCAGGATCTGATGATCCGGGTCTACGATTCAGGGCAGGGATTCGACATCAACACGATCCCCGCTCCCGACTTCGACACCCTGGAGGATCGGGGACGGGGCATCTTCATCATCAAGTCGCTCATGGACACGGTTCGCTATGCAAAGGTCGCCGATGGCAACGTACTCGAGATGACGAAATGCCTGCGTACCTCCTTCCCCCCCCCCGCCCAGGTAACCCCTGGCCTATGGCCCGACCTTTCTGCGTGA
- a CDS encoding histidine triad nucleotide-binding protein, producing MDNCIFCKIVDGTIPAKKVYEDEDMIAIEDINPVAPHHLLLIPKKHVVNALDLAPEDDRLVGRVFRVAAEIARQRGVEERGFRIVQNSNADAGQSVFHIHFHLLAGRHLGWPPG from the coding sequence ATGGACAACTGCATCTTCTGTAAGATCGTCGACGGGACGATCCCCGCGAAAAAAGTGTATGAGGACGAGGACATGATCGCCATTGAGGATATCAATCCCGTGGCCCCCCATCACCTTCTCCTGATCCCGAAGAAACACGTGGTCAATGCCCTTGACCTTGCGCCCGAGGATGACCGGCTGGTGGGCCGCGTGTTCCGCGTTGCCGCAGAAATCGCCCGCCAGCGTGGCGTCGAGGAGCGGGGCTTCAGGATCGTCCAGAACTCCAACGCTGACGCCGGTCAGTCGGTCTTCCACATTCACTTTCATCTGCTGGCCGGTCGCCACCTGGGATGGCCGCCGGGATAG
- a CDS encoding prolipoprotein diacylglyceryl transferase has product MQFPHIDPVFFRIGHLEFRWYGLMYILGFIAAYFIVRRAANRRGLALTQDDVADVIFSLAIGVILGGRLGYILFYNLSYYLSHPLKLFAVWEGGMSFHGGLLGVILAGAYVARQKKIGFPLLADICAPAAPVGLGLGRLGNFINGELYGRVTDVPWGIIFPGGGGVPRHPSQLYEAVLEGPVLFLILMVVGRRERPAGVVFWTFIAFYGLFRFLVEFFREPDAQLGLLAGPFSMGQLLSFPMFLLGLVMAVLVSRRKVGP; this is encoded by the coding sequence ATGCAGTTCCCGCATATTGACCCGGTCTTTTTCCGTATCGGGCATCTGGAGTTCCGCTGGTACGGCCTGATGTACATCCTCGGGTTCATCGCCGCCTATTTCATTGTCAGGCGTGCCGCCAACCGTCGTGGCCTCGCCCTGACCCAGGACGACGTGGCCGATGTGATCTTCTCGCTGGCAATCGGCGTTATCCTCGGCGGACGCCTGGGATACATTCTCTTCTATAACCTGTCCTACTACCTTTCCCACCCGCTCAAGCTGTTCGCCGTGTGGGAGGGGGGCATGTCGTTTCACGGCGGGCTCCTGGGCGTGATTCTGGCAGGTGCATACGTGGCCCGGCAAAAGAAGATCGGATTTCCGCTGCTGGCCGACATCTGTGCACCGGCGGCCCCCGTTGGGCTGGGACTCGGCAGGCTCGGCAATTTCATCAACGGCGAGCTTTACGGCAGGGTGACCGACGTGCCGTGGGGAATCATTTTCCCCGGCGGCGGCGGAGTGCCCCGGCATCCGTCGCAGCTTTACGAAGCAGTGTTGGAGGGGCCGGTACTCTTTCTGATCCTGATGGTTGTGGGGAGGCGGGAGCGTCCGGCTGGCGTGGTATTCTGGACCTTCATCGCGTTCTACGGCCTGTTCCGGTTCCTGGTGGAGTTTTTCCGGGAACCGGACGCTCAACTGGGGCTTCTTGCCGGACCCTTTTCCATGGGTCAGTTGCTCAGTTTTCCCATGTTTCTTCTGGGCTTGGTCATGGCCGTCCTTGTTTCACGCAGAAAGGTCGGGCCATAG
- a CDS encoding nuclease SbcCD subunit C — translation MLWISRVELPAFGRFRGASFTFRPGMNLVYGRNEAGKSTLVAAISGTIFGFRKERDRFVPWAGGERCEARVSFAYNVREMTIARDFLSDRVQAVERGGERTLWRFEGKVSPLGRSSEREEYLSKIEDVWGFAEGDIFRNSVYVGQRDLRIEGDAGLTTRIKQLLSGFAELDYDAVVESLEKELFELTRRPGGRSRDRELEEVRARMAVLAEQWREASRAVSELAALDGTIAELRTAVAAGREDLDKGKRYLERVSRYHEAAAREEALRKDYDRIRAEREKVEALIAKRQSVEERLASLGEAAGLPDGFARTLEAWTDGSERLAVLERELAGLSADRTHAGPVLQAPALVLALLLWGAAAGAWFLLPLAWLPLAGCALAVTVFLVVRAVRAGQARSAETARIQGRIDGLSADAVRLREELDRTEAELETRLGTFDPLRVDDILREIDRAAEVRGELSRIESALGVLPPLEGIRSQEAELARELAVTRESMETLIGRGFPVMSPREYAGAEEKMRRLESEVAEKERLCLVKEQELAVVRRGSLDPEAIAEEGEELKAREIRLVRRVEALRLAVDLLRETLDEYRATYLSRLGSEINGKLYNLTAGRYREAILDDGFTLSIGVEGTPRPVGALSCGAQDQAYLATRLALGGILSRSRKLPFLLDDPLVHFDEERRAAALTALNLAASDHQVILLVHDERYLKARGADLWHRIKIDTKGQQDGQLHLL, via the coding sequence ATGCTCTGGATCAGCCGGGTCGAACTCCCCGCCTTTGGCCGGTTCAGGGGTGCGTCGTTCACCTTTCGGCCGGGCATGAATCTGGTCTACGGACGCAACGAGGCGGGCAAGTCGACGCTCGTGGCGGCAATCTCCGGAACCATCTTCGGTTTTCGCAAGGAGCGGGACCGCTTCGTGCCCTGGGCAGGCGGCGAGCGGTGCGAAGCCCGGGTGAGCTTCGCCTACAACGTCCGCGAAATGACCATTGCCCGCGATTTTCTCTCCGACCGGGTTCAGGCTGTCGAGCGCGGGGGGGAGAGGACCCTCTGGCGCTTCGAAGGCAAGGTCTCCCCCCTGGGCAGAAGCAGCGAGCGCGAGGAATACCTGTCGAAGATCGAGGACGTATGGGGATTTGCGGAAGGGGACATCTTCCGCAATTCAGTCTACGTCGGGCAGCGCGACCTGCGGATCGAGGGTGACGCGGGGCTTACCACCCGCATCAAGCAGCTCCTGTCGGGATTTGCGGAGCTCGATTACGATGCGGTGGTGGAGAGCCTGGAGAAGGAACTGTTCGAGTTGACCAGGCGCCCCGGCGGCCGTTCGCGGGACCGGGAGCTTGAAGAGGTCCGTGCGCGCATGGCGGTCCTGGCCGAGCAATGGCGCGAGGCGAGTCGTGCCGTGTCGGAGCTTGCCGCCCTGGATGGGACGATTGCCGAGTTGCGGACCGCCGTGGCAGCGGGACGAGAGGATCTGGACAAGGGAAAGCGCTATCTGGAGCGGGTGAGCAGATATCACGAGGCAGCCGCCCGGGAAGAGGCGCTTCGCAAGGATTACGACCGCATCCGGGCTGAACGGGAAAAGGTCGAGGCTCTCATTGCGAAGCGGCAATCGGTTGAAGAGCGGCTTGCATCTCTGGGCGAGGCGGCCGGACTTCCCGACGGGTTTGCCAGGACGCTGGAAGCATGGACCGATGGTTCGGAGCGGTTGGCGGTACTTGAGAGGGAGCTGGCGGGCCTGAGCGCCGACCGGACGCATGCCGGCCCCGTCCTGCAGGCGCCGGCGCTGGTCCTGGCTCTCCTTCTCTGGGGGGCTGCTGCGGGGGCGTGGTTTCTGCTGCCCCTGGCATGGTTGCCCCTTGCCGGGTGCGCCCTTGCCGTTACGGTGTTCCTTGTTGTGCGCGCGGTGCGCGCCGGTCAGGCTCGATCCGCCGAGACGGCCCGCATTCAGGGGCGCATCGACGGCCTCTCCGCCGATGCGGTCAGGCTCCGTGAAGAACTCGACCGGACCGAGGCCGAACTGGAAACGCGGCTGGGAACATTCGACCCCCTGCGGGTCGACGATATCCTGCGCGAAATCGACCGCGCCGCAGAGGTGAGAGGGGAGCTGTCCCGGATCGAGAGCGCCCTTGGGGTTCTTCCGCCCCTGGAGGGCATCAGGAGCCAGGAGGCCGAACTGGCCCGGGAACTGGCCGTGACCCGTGAAAGCATGGAGACTTTGATCGGGCGGGGATTTCCGGTCATGTCCCCCCGCGAGTACGCCGGGGCTGAGGAAAAGATGCGGCGGCTTGAGAGCGAGGTGGCCGAAAAGGAGAGGCTGTGCCTCGTCAAGGAGCAGGAACTGGCGGTGGTGCGCCGGGGGAGTCTCGATCCGGAGGCCATCGCGGAAGAGGGCGAGGAGCTGAAGGCCCGCGAAATCCGCCTCGTGCGGCGGGTGGAAGCGCTGCGGCTCGCGGTCGACCTCCTGCGCGAAACCCTCGACGAGTACCGCGCCACCTATCTGTCGCGCCTCGGTAGCGAGATCAACGGAAAGCTGTACAATCTCACCGCCGGCAGATACCGCGAGGCGATCCTGGATGACGGCTTTACCCTGTCCATCGGCGTCGAAGGAACTCCTCGCCCGGTGGGCGCCCTGAGTTGCGGTGCCCAGGATCAGGCCTATCTCGCCACGCGGCTCGCCCTCGGCGGCATCCTTTCCCGCAGCCGAAAATTGCCTTTTCTTCTCGACGACCCTTTGGTACATTTCGACGAAGAGCGCAGGGCCGCGGCCCTGACGGCGCTCAACCTCGCAGCCTCCGATCACCAGGTGATCCTCCTGGTCCACGACGAACGCTACCTGAAGGCACGGGGTGCGGATCTCTGGCACCGGATCAAGATCGACACGAAAGGACAGCAGGATGGACAACTGCATCTTCTGTAA
- a CDS encoding kinase codes for MEQHHVRSLLKPSAYPDPTGSVELVQTHVSYIFLTDDFAYKVKKPVDFGFLNFSTLDRRRFYCEEEVRLNRRLCPDIYLGVAEVRETPAGAAFVGDGRVIDYAVKMKRLPADRMFDRLLSAGLAGEPEVRAVARVVGIFHLEAEQSPEIDTFGGLDTIEANWAENFQQTLPYCGITLSARDHGFIREWVERFMTERAGLFAARVGAGRIRDGNGDIHMENICLGADGGVCIFDCIEFNNRFRYGDTAADIAFLLMDFDFVLRPDLGAAFLDEYTRITNDASVVEVIDFYKVYRAFVRGKVESMRLADPQIPENEKQAAAARASRYFRLARGYTVRPGLPPTLFITCGLTGSGKSSLARELSLDLGLEIVSSDVVRKELAGLRPTDRPGEGYGTGIYTDRASVRTYGELERRARAALGGGHSIIVDATFRRRADRARFGTLARNAGTPFVILHAVCPEPTIRRRLDSRQKDRNEPSDGTWEVYLRQKDGFDPPSDREGTLLRIDTSGAASAMVDAVLHGLELLPCGKS; via the coding sequence ATGGAACAACATCACGTCCGGTCACTGCTGAAACCCTCCGCCTACCCGGATCCAACCGGATCCGTGGAGTTGGTCCAGACCCACGTCTCGTACATTTTTCTCACCGATGACTTCGCCTACAAGGTGAAAAAACCCGTAGACTTCGGCTTCCTCAACTTTTCGACCCTGGATCGGCGCCGTTTCTACTGCGAGGAGGAGGTTCGCCTCAACCGCAGGCTCTGCCCCGACATCTATCTCGGCGTGGCAGAAGTCCGCGAAACCCCGGCAGGTGCCGCGTTCGTCGGCGATGGACGGGTCATCGACTATGCTGTCAAAATGAAGCGGCTGCCGGCGGACCGCATGTTCGACCGGCTGCTTTCCGCGGGCCTGGCCGGAGAACCGGAGGTCCGGGCCGTGGCGCGCGTTGTCGGCATCTTTCACCTGGAGGCGGAACAAAGCCCGGAAATAGACACGTTCGGCGGCCTGGACACCATTGAAGCCAACTGGGCGGAGAATTTCCAGCAGACCCTTCCCTATTGCGGCATCACCCTGAGTGCGCGGGATCACGGTTTCATAAGGGAATGGGTGGAACGGTTCATGACCGAGCGGGCCGGCCTCTTTGCCGCGCGCGTCGGGGCAGGCCGCATCCGCGACGGCAACGGCGACATCCACATGGAAAATATCTGCCTCGGCGCCGACGGCGGAGTCTGCATTTTCGACTGCATCGAATTCAACAATCGGTTCCGCTACGGCGACACCGCGGCAGACATCGCGTTCCTGCTCATGGACTTCGACTTCGTCCTCCGGCCTGACCTGGGAGCCGCTTTTCTTGACGAGTACACGCGGATCACCAACGACGCGAGCGTCGTTGAGGTGATCGACTTCTACAAGGTGTATCGGGCCTTTGTCCGGGGCAAGGTAGAGAGCATGCGGCTCGCGGATCCGCAGATTCCGGAGAACGAAAAGCAGGCCGCGGCGGCACGGGCATCCCGCTACTTCCGGCTGGCACGGGGTTATACGGTGAGGCCGGGACTTCCGCCGACCCTGTTCATTACCTGCGGACTGACCGGTTCCGGGAAAAGCAGTCTGGCAAGGGAACTCTCCCTGGACCTGGGGCTGGAAATCGTCTCCTCCGATGTGGTAAGAAAGGAGCTTGCAGGACTGCGTCCCACGGATCGTCCGGGTGAAGGTTACGGCACAGGGATTTACACGGACCGGGCTTCGGTGCGAACATACGGGGAACTGGAGCGCCGGGCGCGGGCCGCCCTTGGGGGCGGCCACAGCATCATTGTGGATGCCACCTTCCGCCGGCGCGCCGACCGGGCCCGGTTCGGGACCCTGGCCCGGAACGCCGGGACGCCGTTCGTCATCCTGCATGCGGTCTGCCCCGAGCCGACGATCCGCAGGCGGCTCGACTCGCGGCAGAAAGACCGGAACGAGCCCTCGGACGGGACCTGGGAGGTCTACCTCCGGCAAAAAGACGGATTCGATCCCCCGTCGGACCGGGAGGGGACCCTTCTGCGCATCGACACGTCGGGCGCCGCGTCAGCCATGGTTGACGCGGTGCTCCACGGACTGGAGCTGCTTCCATGTGGAAAAAGCTGA
- a CDS encoding peptide-binding protein, whose product MTLRWIGCLLALLLVVSCSGEDRARAPAVRGPGTPAYGDAIVVGTIGEPSNLLPLLASDSASHEVAGNVFNGLVRYDKNLNLEGELAESWQVSPDGLTITFHLRKGVKWHDGVEFTSRDVLYTYRVTVDPKTPTAYAEDFKQVKTAEAPDPYTFRVTYAKPFAPALASWGMGILPAHLLEGKDITKSELSRRPVGTGPYRFKEWVAGQKIVLESYHDYYEGRPYIDRYIYRIIPDNSTMYLELKAGGVDLMGLSPVQYARQTDTPEFRSRFAKYRYPASAYTYLGYNLKNPLFADRRVRQAIAHALSKDEIIHGVLLGLGQVAVGPFKPGTWAHNPTVRDPGYDPVRASHLLAEAGWRATGPDGILMKDGKPLSFTILTNQGNDQRLKTAQIIQRRLRKVGIDVKIRVLEWASLLTNFIDKRNFDALIMGWTIPQDPDIFDVWHSSKTGPKELNFVGFKNDEVDRLIEEGRRTFDQEKRRRCYWRIQEILAQEQPYTFLYVPDALPAVSARFRGIEPAPAGIMYNFIRWYVPKEEQVH is encoded by the coding sequence ATGACGTTGCGGTGGATCGGCTGCCTTCTTGCCCTGCTGCTGGTCGTATCGTGCAGCGGCGAAGACCGCGCGAGAGCCCCTGCCGTGCGCGGACCGGGCACGCCCGCTTACGGTGACGCCATCGTGGTGGGTACCATTGGCGAGCCGTCGAACCTGCTTCCCCTGCTGGCGTCCGACTCGGCATCCCACGAGGTGGCGGGCAATGTCTTCAATGGCCTTGTCCGTTACGACAAGAACCTGAATCTGGAGGGGGAACTGGCCGAGTCGTGGCAGGTTTCTCCCGACGGCCTCACCATCACCTTCCATCTCCGCAAGGGGGTGAAATGGCACGACGGCGTGGAGTTCACCTCCCGTGACGTGCTCTACACCTACCGGGTGACGGTGGATCCGAAGACCCCCACTGCGTATGCCGAGGATTTCAAGCAGGTTAAGACCGCCGAGGCACCCGATCCCTACACCTTCCGCGTTACCTATGCCAAGCCGTTCGCCCCTGCGTTGGCCTCCTGGGGGATGGGAATTCTCCCGGCTCATCTGCTGGAAGGGAAGGACATCACAAAGAGCGAACTCTCCCGTCGTCCCGTCGGAACCGGGCCCTACCGGTTCAAGGAATGGGTCGCCGGTCAGAAGATCGTCCTCGAATCCTATCACGACTACTACGAGGGCCGCCCGTACATCGACCGTTACATCTACCGGATCATCCCCGACAATTCCACCATGTACCTGGAACTCAAGGCAGGCGGCGTGGACTTGATGGGACTCTCGCCGGTCCAGTACGCCCGGCAGACGGATACCCCTGAGTTTCGCTCCCGCTTCGCCAAGTACCGCTATCCGGCCTCAGCCTACACCTACCTGGGATACAATCTGAAAAATCCGCTTTTTGCCGATCGTCGCGTGCGCCAGGCCATTGCCCATGCCCTCAGCAAGGACGAGATCATTCACGGTGTGCTCCTGGGGCTCGGCCAGGTGGCGGTGGGCCCCTTCAAGCCGGGGACCTGGGCCCACAATCCCACGGTGCGCGACCCGGGCTACGACCCGGTGCGGGCCAGTCACCTGCTTGCCGAGGCGGGGTGGCGCGCAACCGGGCCCGACGGCATCCTGATGAAGGACGGCAAGCCGCTGAGCTTCACCATTCTGACGAACCAGGGCAACGACCAGCGGCTCAAGACCGCCCAGATCATCCAGCGCCGGCTGCGCAAGGTCGGGATCGACGTGAAGATCCGGGTGCTGGAATGGGCGTCGCTCTTGACAAATTTCATCGACAAGCGGAATTTCGATGCCCTCATCATGGGGTGGACGATCCCCCAGGATCCCGATATCTTCGATGTCTGGCATTCGAGCAAGACCGGTCCCAAGGAACTGAATTTCGTCGGCTTCAAAAACGATGAGGTGGACCGCCTGATCGAGGAGGGGCGCCGCACCTTCGACCAGGAGAAGCGCAGGCGCTGCTACTGGCGCATCCAGGAGATCCTGGCCCAGGAGCAGCCCTACACCTTTCTCTACGTCCCCGATGCCCTGCCCGCGGTGAGCGCCCGGTTCAGGGGAATCGAGCCCGCGCCGGCCGGCATCATGTACAACTTCATCCGCTGGTACGTGCCGAAAGAAGAGCAGGTGCACTGA
- a CDS encoding stage II sporulation protein E, translating to MILSIELVVGISLLYIVFLFTVAYYADKKREEGRSIIANPLVYALSIAVYHTSWTFYGSVGKAATTGIDFLPVYLGPTLVAFSWWFLLRKIVRICKENNITSIADFISSRYGKSQWLGAVVTVIATVGIMPYIALQLKAVSTTFDIICGYPYVQLPLLHTNYPVSLHTNFFAAVILSAFSVIFGARKLDSTERHEGLVAAIAVESIVKLVAFMAVGIYVTYGLFNGFGDIFSRIDARGTLLDNLTTLGGTTAMSHAHWFTTLYLSMAAIMLLPRQFHVTVIENSNENHIKKAMWLFPAYMFLINIFVMPIALGGILQTGGVMGADFFVLTLPLQAGHSWLALLAFLGGFSATAGMVIVESVAISTMFLNHLLMPIVVKLRPRSWFPTMLINLKRLCIFVVIFLGYIYQTVVGETFMLVNMGLISFAAAAQFGPALLGGLYWRRGNKAGALTGIVLGFIFWFYTLLLPSIIMSGWLPRSILDQGPFGVALLKPTELFGLSGFDIWTHSLFWSLLFNIGGYLTLSIVLHQKDREKEQVRKFVDVFTARKNGVPWETKRMSKPVTIMQFVNLMSKFIGEQQAHAAITEYVGSREIDAQGGVSEFELPKLKRFTEKTLAGSVGAAAAGAIVESYLSDLGSRMEPVYDIFSTVQASLAESREALYVRLRASELMNRTLDLQIIMDDLLNLLLKEFKLDLAIIRLVDEQGVLRVRSYSGKGIAGIAGKDWEPEIETYIGEAFLSNRLQFVNDTQYMTKPLTRELMQKEGIKSFAHIPISRKGEPPFGILSVFSRTIVGLFNEPFLNLLESLAGQLAQAVKIVMEMEARDREREEKERILLENARVVKEMEIAKQIQISLLPSATPALPGMAVAGRCKPATHVGGDYYDYFQHGESGADMVIADVSGHSVGAALIMAETRSVLRAQARSDRTVCEILETLNELLHDDLSGAELFITMFYIRYDTRRRLLSYANAGHNPPLVFRDGRASCMELDAEGLILGVKRQVEFEEKQIELRPGDVVLLYTDGITEARNPDGEFFGSSRLCKLLSANSDKSADGIIDVILAEVESFSSDNVLDDDVSMVVLKILEG from the coding sequence TTGATCCTCAGCATCGAACTGGTGGTCGGCATATCACTGCTCTATATTGTCTTCCTCTTCACGGTGGCCTATTACGCCGACAAGAAAAGGGAAGAGGGACGGAGCATTATCGCCAATCCCCTGGTCTACGCCCTTTCCATTGCCGTCTATCACACGTCCTGGACGTTCTACGGCAGCGTCGGCAAGGCCGCGACCACGGGGATCGACTTTCTGCCCGTCTATCTGGGGCCCACCCTGGTCGCATTCTCCTGGTGGTTTTTACTGCGCAAGATCGTGCGGATCTGCAAGGAAAACAACATCACGTCCATCGCCGACTTCATCAGCTCCCGCTATGGGAAATCCCAGTGGCTCGGCGCCGTGGTCACGGTCATCGCCACCGTGGGGATCATGCCCTACATTGCACTTCAGCTCAAGGCGGTCTCAACCACCTTCGACATCATCTGCGGGTACCCCTACGTCCAGCTCCCGCTTCTGCACACGAACTACCCGGTTTCGCTCCACACCAACTTCTTCGCCGCGGTGATCCTGAGCGCCTTCAGCGTCATCTTCGGCGCCCGCAAGCTGGATTCCACCGAGCGCCACGAGGGGCTGGTCGCCGCAATTGCCGTGGAATCCATCGTCAAGCTCGTGGCCTTCATGGCTGTGGGCATTTACGTGACCTACGGGCTGTTCAACGGTTTCGGCGACATCTTCTCCCGCATCGATGCCCGGGGCACCCTGCTGGATAACCTGACCACCCTGGGGGGGACCACCGCAATGTCCCATGCCCACTGGTTCACGACGCTGTACCTTTCCATGGCTGCCATCATGCTGCTCCCCCGCCAGTTTCACGTGACGGTCATCGAAAATTCGAACGAGAATCATATCAAGAAGGCCATGTGGCTCTTTCCCGCCTACATGTTCCTGATAAACATCTTCGTGATGCCCATTGCCCTGGGCGGAATACTTCAGACCGGCGGCGTCATGGGCGCCGACTTTTTCGTGCTTACCCTCCCCCTGCAGGCCGGCCATTCCTGGCTGGCACTCCTGGCCTTTCTGGGAGGTTTTTCGGCTACCGCAGGCATGGTGATCGTGGAATCGGTCGCCATCTCCACCATGTTCCTCAACCACCTCCTGATGCCCATCGTGGTGAAGCTCAGGCCTCGCTCCTGGTTTCCCACCATGCTCATCAACCTGAAACGGCTCTGCATCTTTGTCGTCATTTTTCTCGGCTATATCTACCAGACCGTGGTGGGCGAAACGTTCATGCTCGTGAACATGGGGCTCATTTCCTTCGCTGCCGCGGCGCAGTTCGGCCCTGCTCTCCTGGGGGGACTCTACTGGCGCAGGGGCAACAAAGCCGGCGCACTGACCGGCATCGTGCTCGGCTTCATCTTCTGGTTCTATACCCTGCTGCTGCCGTCCATCATCATGTCCGGCTGGCTCCCCCGCTCCATTCTCGATCAGGGCCCCTTCGGCGTGGCCCTGCTCAAACCGACGGAGCTCTTCGGCCTCTCAGGATTCGACATCTGGACCCATTCCCTCTTCTGGAGCCTTCTCTTCAATATCGGGGGATACCTGACCCTGTCCATCGTCCTTCACCAGAAAGACCGGGAAAAGGAGCAGGTGCGGAAATTCGTCGACGTATTCACGGCCAGGAAGAACGGCGTCCCCTGGGAAACCAAACGGATGTCGAAGCCGGTGACCATCATGCAGTTCGTAAATCTCATGTCCAAGTTCATCGGCGAACAGCAAGCCCACGCGGCAATCACCGAGTATGTGGGTTCGCGCGAGATCGACGCCCAGGGAGGGGTCTCGGAGTTCGAGCTGCCCAAGCTGAAACGCTTTACGGAAAAAACGCTTGCCGGCTCCGTGGGGGCAGCCGCGGCAGGCGCCATTGTGGAGAGCTATCTTTCTGACCTCGGTTCGCGCATGGAGCCGGTCTACGACATATTCAGCACCGTTCAGGCATCGCTGGCCGAAAGCCGCGAAGCGCTCTACGTGCGGCTCCGGGCCTCCGAGCTCATGAACCGGACCCTTGACCTGCAGATCATCATGGACGATCTCCTCAACCTGCTTTTGAAGGAATTCAAGCTCGACCTGGCGATCATTCGACTGGTTGACGAACAGGGAGTGCTGCGGGTCCGCAGCTACAGCGGCAAGGGGATTGCCGGCATCGCCGGGAAAGACTGGGAACCGGAGATCGAAACCTACATCGGTGAGGCGTTCCTGAGCAACCGGCTCCAGTTCGTGAACGACACCCAGTACATGACCAAGCCGCTCACCAGGGAACTGATGCAGAAGGAAGGGATCAAGTCCTTTGCCCACATCCCCATCTCCCGCAAAGGGGAACCCCCCTTCGGGATCCTGTCCGTCTTCTCCAGAACCATTGTCGGCCTGTTCAACGAACCCTTCCTGAACCTTCTGGAGAGCCTTGCCGGCCAGTTGGCCCAGGCGGTTAAGATCGTCATGGAGATGGAGGCAAGGGATCGCGAACGGGAAGAGAAGGAGCGGATTCTTCTGGAGAATGCGCGAGTGGTCAAGGAGATGGAAATCGCCAAGCAGATCCAGATCTCGCTGCTCCCCTCGGCCACCCCGGCGCTCCCGGGCATGGCCGTGGCGGGCCGGTGCAAGCCGGCCACCCATGTGGGGGGAGACTACTACGACTATTTCCAGCACGGAGAATCCGGGGCGGACATGGTCATTGCCGATGTCTCCGGCCACAGCGTCGGCGCAGCTCTCATAATGGCGGAAACCCGCAGCGTGCTGCGCGCCCAGGCGCGCTCCGACCGCACGGTCTGCGAAATTCTCGAAACCCTTAACGAGCTCCTCCACGACGACCTCTCCGGGGCGGAACTCTTCATCACCATGTTCTACATCCGCTACGACACCCGTCGCCGCCTGCTCTCCTATGCGAACGCGGGGCACAATCCGCCGCTTGTTTTCCGAGATGGCCGCGCCTCGTGCATGGAGCTCGACGCAGAAGGGCTCATCCTGGGCGTGAAGCGCCAGGTTGAATTCGAAGAGAAACAGATTGAGCTCCGGCCCGGCGACGTGGTTCTCCTCTACACCGACGGCATTACGGAGGCCCGGAATCCTGACGGGGAATTCTTCGGTTCTTCAAGGCTCTGCAAGCTCCTGTCAGCTAACAGCGACAAGAGTGCCGACGGCATTATCGACGTCATCCTTGCGGAGGTCGAATCGTTCAGCAGCGACAACGTCCTTGATGACGACGTCTCCATGGTTGTCCTCAAGATCCTGGAAGGGTGA